One segment of Stappia sp. 28M-7 DNA contains the following:
- a CDS encoding BMP family ABC transporter substrate-binding protein, with the protein MKSVILGAAAAVLLAGTALAQDIQPAVVYDLGGKNDKSFNEAAFIGAEKFKAETGIDYRDFEIQNDSQREQALRNFARRGANPVIAIGFLHANALEKVAKEFPDTKFAIVDMVVDLPNVRSILFKEHEGSYIVGKLAAMASQSGKVGFVGGMDIQLIRKFACGYKQGVKETDADAEIFENMTGSTGAAFNDPVKGGELAKSQIDRGADVIYHAAGATGLGVLQAAADAGKLGIGVDSNQNAVHPGKVLTSMLKRVDVAVEKAFTDAKDGNWTSGIYSLGLAEGGVDWALDDNNKALITEEMKSAVDQAKADIISGKIVVHDYMASESCPF; encoded by the coding sequence ATGAAAAGCGTGATCCTCGGGGCCGCAGCGGCAGTCCTGCTCGCCGGTACGGCGCTGGCCCAGGATATCCAGCCGGCGGTCGTCTATGATCTGGGCGGCAAGAACGACAAGTCCTTCAACGAGGCGGCCTTCATCGGCGCCGAGAAGTTCAAGGCCGAAACCGGCATCGACTATCGCGATTTCGAGATCCAGAACGACAGCCAGCGCGAACAGGCGCTGCGCAACTTCGCGCGCCGTGGCGCCAACCCGGTGATCGCCATCGGCTTCTTGCATGCCAATGCGCTGGAGAAGGTCGCCAAGGAGTTCCCGGATACCAAGTTCGCCATCGTCGATATGGTCGTCGATCTGCCGAATGTCCGCTCGATCCTCTTCAAGGAGCATGAGGGCTCCTACATCGTCGGCAAGCTGGCGGCGATGGCCTCGCAAAGCGGCAAGGTCGGCTTCGTCGGCGGCATGGACATCCAGCTGATCCGCAAGTTCGCCTGCGGCTACAAGCAGGGCGTCAAGGAAACCGATGCCGACGCCGAGATCTTCGAGAACATGACCGGCTCGACGGGGGCTGCCTTCAACGATCCGGTCAAGGGCGGCGAGCTCGCCAAGTCGCAGATCGACCGCGGCGCGGACGTGATCTACCACGCCGCCGGAGCCACGGGTCTGGGTGTGCTGCAGGCCGCCGCAGATGCCGGCAAGCTCGGCATCGGCGTCGACAGCAACCAGAACGCCGTGCATCCGGGCAAGGTGCTGACCTCGATGCTGAAGCGCGTCGACGTTGCGGTCGAGAAGGCCTTCACCGACGCCAAGGACGGCAACTGGACCTCCGGCATCTATTCTCTGGGCCTTGCCGAGGGTGGCGTCGACTGGGCGCTGGACGACAACAACAAGGCGCTGATCACCGAGGAGATGAAGTCCGCGGTCGACCAGGCCAAGGCCGACATCATCTCCGGCAAGATCGTCGTCCACGACTACATGGCGAGCGAGAGCTGCCCGTTCTGA
- a CDS encoding ABC transporter permease: protein MTAGQLPRWVDYGLMPALNVAAAFLVSGLVVLLIGENPVEAVKVLVWGSLGWNEGIGFTLFYATNFIFTGLAVAIAFHAGLFNIGGEGQAYLGGLGVALACLALDRYVPWWVTLPFAVLGAAAFGAAWAFIPALLQAKRGSHVVITTIMFNFIAASMMVYLLVNLLSKRGSMQPETRTFESGGRLPLLQDVLPGTDFGSAPVNLSFLLALAACLLVWIVVWRTRLGYEIRTFGANPVAAVYAGISPLRITVVTMLMSGGLAGMMAINEIMGSQHRLLIEFVAGYGFVGIAVALMGRAHPIGIVFAAILFGMLYQGGAELAFEMPTITRDMIVVIQGLVILFAGALEHMFRPVLLRIFGVLAARPAPAA, encoded by the coding sequence ATGACGGCGGGACAGCTTCCGCGCTGGGTCGACTACGGGCTGATGCCGGCGCTCAATGTCGCCGCTGCCTTTCTGGTCTCGGGCCTGGTGGTGCTGCTGATCGGCGAGAACCCGGTCGAGGCGGTCAAGGTCCTGGTGTGGGGCTCTCTCGGCTGGAACGAGGGCATCGGCTTCACCCTGTTCTACGCGACCAACTTCATCTTCACCGGCCTTGCGGTGGCCATCGCCTTCCATGCGGGCCTGTTCAACATCGGCGGCGAGGGGCAGGCGTATCTGGGCGGCCTCGGCGTCGCCCTCGCCTGTCTTGCGCTCGACCGGTACGTCCCCTGGTGGGTGACGCTTCCCTTCGCGGTGCTGGGCGCTGCCGCCTTCGGCGCGGCCTGGGCCTTCATCCCGGCGCTCCTGCAGGCCAAGCGCGGCAGCCATGTCGTCATCACGACGATCATGTTCAACTTCATCGCCGCCTCGATGATGGTCTACCTGCTGGTCAACCTGCTGTCGAAGCGGGGATCCATGCAGCCGGAAACCCGGACTTTCGAAAGCGGCGGCCGCCTGCCGCTGCTGCAGGATGTGCTGCCCGGAACGGACTTCGGATCCGCGCCGGTGAACCTCTCCTTCCTGTTGGCGCTCGCCGCCTGTCTGCTCGTCTGGATCGTCGTCTGGCGCACCCGGCTCGGCTACGAGATCCGCACCTTCGGCGCCAACCCGGTCGCGGCCGTCTATGCCGGCATTTCGCCGCTGCGCATCACCGTCGTCACCATGCTCATGTCGGGCGGTCTCGCAGGCATGATGGCGATCAACGAGATCATGGGCTCGCAGCACCGGTTGCTCATCGAGTTCGTGGCCGGCTACGGCTTCGTCGGCATCGCCGTCGCACTGATGGGCCGCGCACATCCGATCGGCATCGTCTTCGCCGCCATCCTGTTCGGCATGCTCTATCAGGGCGGCGCGGAACTGGCCTTCGAGATGCCGACGATCACCCGCGACATGATCGTTGTCATCCAGGGGCTGGTGATCCTGTTCGCCGGGGCGCTGGAGCACATGTTCCGCCCGGTGCTGCTTCGCATCTTCGGCGTGCTGGCCGCCCGGCCGGCGCCGGCCGCGTGA
- a CDS encoding ABC transporter ATP-binding protein: MSDQLAIELVGVDKRFGQVHANKDIHLKVRKGSIHGIVGENGAGKSTLMSILYGFYHADSGEIRVDGKPVSIPSSQAAIALGIGMVHQHFMLVENFTVLENIILGAEGGALLAGGVSKARAELKRLADDYDLKVDPDALIEDLPVGLQQRVEILKALFRSADILILDEPTGVLTPAEADHLFRILRVLRDEGKTVLLITHKLREIMAVTDEVSVMRRGEIVATRQTSKTSMGELAELMVGRRVLLEVEKGPAEPGRPVLTVENLTVRDGRGVDVVRNVSLEVRAGEIVGIAGVSGNGQSELLEAIAGIRAVTSGTVTVDGTRVDLSRGTKDPADMRELGLAHVPEDRHRMGLVTRFPECENAILGYHRDPSYGRGPFLDFDRIRKAAKVEIEKYDIRPADCMLKTANFSGGNQQKIVLAREIERDPVILLVGQPTRGVDIGAIEFIHKRIVALRDAGKGVLLVSVELDEIRALADRVLVMFDGQVVGERAPETAESELGLLMAGASGQEAAE, translated from the coding sequence GTGAGCGACCAGCTTGCCATCGAACTCGTCGGCGTCGACAAGCGCTTCGGACAGGTCCACGCCAACAAGGACATCCATCTCAAGGTCCGCAAGGGCTCGATCCACGGCATCGTCGGCGAGAACGGTGCGGGCAAGTCGACGCTGATGTCGATCCTCTACGGCTTCTATCATGCCGATTCCGGCGAGATCCGCGTCGACGGCAAGCCGGTTTCGATTCCCTCCAGCCAGGCGGCGATCGCGCTGGGCATCGGCATGGTCCATCAGCATTTCATGCTGGTGGAGAACTTCACCGTGCTGGAGAACATCATTCTGGGCGCCGAAGGCGGGGCGTTGCTCGCCGGCGGCGTGTCCAAGGCGCGGGCCGAGCTGAAGCGCCTTGCCGACGACTACGATCTCAAGGTCGATCCCGACGCCCTGATCGAGGATCTTCCCGTCGGCCTGCAGCAGCGGGTGGAGATCCTCAAGGCGCTGTTCCGCAGTGCCGATATCCTGATCCTGGACGAGCCGACCGGTGTCCTCACCCCGGCGGAAGCCGACCATCTCTTCCGGATCCTGCGCGTGCTGCGCGACGAGGGAAAGACGGTGCTGCTGATCACCCACAAGCTGCGGGAGATCATGGCGGTGACCGACGAGGTTTCGGTCATGCGACGCGGCGAGATCGTCGCCACCCGCCAGACCTCGAAGACTTCGATGGGCGAGCTTGCCGAACTGATGGTCGGCCGCCGGGTCCTGCTGGAGGTGGAGAAAGGGCCGGCCGAACCGGGACGACCGGTGCTCACGGTGGAGAACCTCACGGTGCGCGATGGGCGCGGCGTGGACGTCGTGCGTAACGTCTCGCTGGAGGTGCGCGCCGGCGAGATCGTCGGCATTGCCGGCGTCTCCGGCAACGGCCAGTCCGAGCTGCTGGAGGCGATTGCCGGCATTCGCGCCGTGACTTCGGGAACCGTCACTGTCGACGGAACGCGGGTCGATCTTTCACGCGGAACCAAGGATCCTGCTGATATGCGCGAACTCGGGCTCGCGCATGTGCCCGAGGATCGCCATCGCATGGGGCTGGTGACCCGCTTTCCCGAATGCGAGAACGCCATTCTCGGCTATCACCGCGACCCGTCCTACGGGCGCGGTCCCTTCCTCGATTTCGACCGCATCCGCAAGGCGGCGAAGGTCGAGATCGAGAAATACGACATCCGCCCGGCCGACTGCATGTTGAAGACGGCCAACTTCTCCGGCGGCAACCAGCAGAAGATCGTGCTGGCGCGGGAGATCGAGCGCGATCCGGTCATTCTGCTTGTCGGCCAGCCGACGCGCGGTGTCGACATCGGCGCCATCGAGTTCATTCACAAGCGCATCGTTGCGCTGCGCGATGCGGGCAAGGGTGTCCTTCTGGTGTCGGTCGAACTCGACGAGATCCGCGCGCTGGCAGACCGGGTGCTGGTCATGTTCGACGGGCAGGTGGTCGGCGAGCGCGCACCGGAGACAGCGGAAAGCGAGCTGGGCCTGCTGATGGCGGGTGCAAGCGGACAGGAGGCGGCGGAATGA
- a CDS encoding BMP family ABC transporter substrate-binding protein, giving the protein MARIVKTLAAFALVGGLAVAPALGEPALVYSVGGKFDGSFNEAAFRGAERFSAETGESYRDFEIARDADSLQALRGFASRGAEPVVAIGYNQAAAVASAAKDFPQTDFSIIDMVVEAPNVRSVVFREHEGSYIAGLLAAMASKTGTIGFVGGMDIPIIRRFLCGYRQGAASVSPDIRVIFNMTGDTPAAFADPARGAELARGQINRGADVIIQAAGGTGIGVLQAVADAGVLGIGTDSNQNGLYPGRILTSIRKRVDVAVYRNFADAKAGTWSAGIEVLGLAEGGMDWVIDDNNRALVTAQMEAAAGEAAARIADGTITVHDAASEGECPL; this is encoded by the coding sequence ATGGCGCGTATCGTGAAGACGCTTGCAGCCTTCGCCCTGGTTGGCGGCCTTGCCGTGGCGCCTGCCCTCGGCGAGCCGGCGCTGGTCTATTCCGTCGGCGGAAAGTTCGACGGTTCGTTCAACGAGGCCGCCTTTCGCGGAGCCGAGCGGTTTTCCGCCGAGACCGGCGAAAGCTACCGGGACTTCGAGATCGCCCGCGATGCCGACAGCCTGCAGGCGCTGCGGGGCTTTGCCTCGCGCGGCGCCGAGCCGGTCGTTGCCATCGGCTACAACCAGGCTGCCGCGGTCGCGTCGGCGGCGAAGGACTTCCCGCAGACGGATTTCTCCATCATCGACATGGTGGTCGAGGCTCCCAACGTGCGCTCGGTCGTCTTTCGCGAGCATGAGGGCTCGTACATCGCCGGCCTGTTGGCGGCGATGGCTTCGAAGACCGGGACCATCGGTTTCGTCGGCGGCATGGACATACCGATCATCCGCCGGTTTCTCTGCGGCTACCGGCAGGGAGCGGCCTCAGTCTCCCCCGACATCCGCGTTATCTTCAACATGACCGGCGACACGCCGGCAGCCTTTGCGGATCCGGCTCGCGGAGCAGAGCTTGCACGCGGCCAGATCAACCGCGGCGCCGATGTGATCATCCAGGCAGCTGGCGGCACCGGTATCGGGGTTCTGCAGGCCGTGGCCGATGCCGGGGTTCTCGGCATCGGCACCGACAGCAACCAGAACGGCCTTTATCCGGGCCGGATCCTCACCTCGATCCGCAAGCGTGTCGATGTCGCGGTCTACCGCAACTTCGCCGATGCCAAGGCCGGTACGTGGAGCGCCGGCATCGAGGTGCTCGGCCTTGCGGAAGGCGGCATGGACTGGGTGATCGACGACAACAACCGCGCGCTCGTCACCGCGCAGATGGAGGCGGCGGCCGGCGAGGCAGCTGCACGGATCGCAGACGGCACGATCACCGTGCATGACGCGGCCAGCGAGGGGGAGTGCCCGCTGTGA
- a CDS encoding DUF1194 domain-containing protein — protein sequence MCVPRLSPTAGHSLPDRIARSCLALAGWLFSALVLAGLSTFSAAAAGNAPLLGYGYDPDREVDVELVLAVDISQSMDREEQEVQRAGYVAALTSPQVIDAIRYGPTGRIAVTYMEWGGAGEQFIVADWSVITDAPSAAAFAAKIAEAPLRQRQRTSIASALSQATAMVAANRFEGLRKVIDISGDGPNNQGGKVALFRDQAIAAGITINGLPLMMKSERDAWQSMLNVDAYYEDCVIGGPGHFFIPVRSREQFADAIRMKLVLEIAGLMPETALVHRASGRKPVNCGLYD from the coding sequence ATGTGCGTGCCACGTCTCTCCCCGACGGCAGGACACAGCCTGCCTGACCGCATCGCCCGCTCGTGCCTTGCACTCGCCGGCTGGCTCTTCTCCGCCCTCGTCCTTGCCGGACTTTCGACCTTTTCGGCCGCAGCGGCCGGCAACGCCCCGCTGCTCGGCTATGGCTACGACCCTGATCGCGAGGTCGATGTCGAGCTGGTTCTGGCTGTCGACATCTCCCAGTCGATGGACAGGGAAGAGCAGGAGGTCCAGCGCGCCGGCTATGTCGCCGCCCTCACCTCTCCGCAGGTGATCGACGCGATCCGCTATGGCCCGACCGGCCGGATCGCGGTGACCTACATGGAATGGGGCGGCGCGGGCGAGCAGTTCATCGTCGCCGACTGGTCGGTGATCACCGACGCCCCTTCCGCAGCGGCTTTTGCCGCCAAGATCGCCGAGGCCCCGCTGCGCCAGCGCCAGCGCACCTCCATTGCTTCTGCCCTGTCGCAGGCAACCGCCATGGTCGCCGCCAACCGGTTCGAGGGCCTGCGCAAGGTCATCGACATTTCCGGGGACGGGCCCAACAACCAGGGCGGCAAGGTCGCGCTGTTCCGCGACCAGGCCATCGCCGCCGGCATCACCATCAACGGGCTTCCCTTGATGATGAAGTCCGAGCGCGATGCCTGGCAGTCCATGCTGAATGTCGACGCCTATTACGAGGACTGCGTGATCGGTGGCCCCGGCCACTTCTTCATTCCGGTGCGCTCGCGCGAGCAGTTTGCCGACGCCATCCGCATGAAGCTGGTTCTGGAGATCGCCGGCCTGATGCCGGAGACCGCGCTGGTGCACCGGGCGAGCGGACGCAAGCCGGTCAATTGCGGGCTCTACGATTGA
- a CDS encoding sugar-binding transcriptional regulator: MQAGDWTTDMAIRAAWMSFVGGATQGEIAARLGISTARVHRLIAHAQKTGLVRFQIADRPSDCLEIEAALVDAHGLSSCLIAPDIGGGDDASAIRAIAEVAGPHLASLLANPALVQLGVGMGRTLKAAVEMMPRIQRPDLSIVSISGSLTRKLSANPFDVVQQLAERTGGEGYYLPVPYLAETVAERDTFLGQRSVQALLERARASDLFVIGIGSVEDDGHLISRDLILREEQRDLIATGAVCDLMGRFIGRDGRLVPAKLGDKAVGLPFEAVRGARIVALAGGLGKLEATRAALRAGLITDLIVDESLGRALAVAEGARQARSA; this comes from the coding sequence ATGCAGGCTGGCGACTGGACAACAGACATGGCGATCCGCGCCGCGTGGATGTCCTTCGTCGGCGGAGCGACGCAGGGCGAGATCGCGGCGCGTCTCGGTATCTCGACAGCGCGTGTCCACCGGCTCATCGCCCATGCTCAGAAGACCGGGCTCGTTCGCTTCCAGATCGCCGACCGGCCCTCGGACTGCCTGGAGATCGAGGCGGCGCTGGTCGATGCCCATGGCCTCTCCTCCTGTCTGATCGCTCCCGATATCGGCGGCGGCGACGATGCGTCCGCGATCCGGGCCATCGCTGAGGTGGCCGGCCCGCATCTTGCCAGTCTGCTTGCCAATCCCGCGCTCGTCCAGCTCGGCGTCGGCATGGGGCGCACGCTGAAGGCCGCGGTGGAGATGATGCCGCGCATCCAGCGCCCGGATCTCAGTATCGTTTCGATTTCCGGCTCGCTGACGCGAAAGCTCTCCGCCAACCCGTTCGACGTCGTCCAGCAACTGGCCGAACGCACGGGCGGCGAAGGCTACTATCTGCCCGTGCCGTACCTCGCCGAGACCGTCGCGGAGCGCGACACGTTTCTCGGCCAGCGCAGCGTCCAGGCGCTTCTTGAGCGTGCGCGCGCTTCCGATCTCTTCGTCATCGGCATCGGCTCGGTGGAGGATGACGGGCATCTCATCAGCCGCGACCTGATCTTGCGCGAGGAGCAGCGCGACCTGATCGCGACCGGCGCGGTCTGCGACCTGATGGGGCGTTTCATCGGCCGCGACGGGCGCCTTGTGCCGGCCAAGCTCGGCGACAAGGCCGTCGGGCTACCCTTCGAGGCCGTTCGCGGCGCGCGCATCGTCGCGCTCGCCGGCGGGCTCGGCAAGCTTGAGGCCACGCGCGCGGCGTTGCGCGCGGGGCTGATCACGGACCTGATCGTCGACGAGAGCCTGGGCCGGGCCCTGGCCGTCGCGGAAGGAGCCAGACAAGCCCGCTCGGCATGA